One part of the Arabidopsis thaliana chromosome 1 sequence genome encodes these proteins:
- a CDS encoding Inositol-pentakisphosphate 2-kinase family protein (Inositol-pentakisphosphate 2-kinase family protein; FUNCTIONS IN: inositol pentakisphosphate 2-kinase activity, ATP binding; INVOLVED IN: biological_process unknown; LOCATED IN: endomembrane system; CONTAINS InterPro DOMAIN/s: Inositol-pentakisphosphate 2-kinase, metazoa (InterPro:IPR018009), Inositol-pentakisphosphate 2-kinase (InterPro:IPR009286); BEST Arabidopsis thaliana protein match is: Inositol-pentakisphosphate 2-kinase family protein (TAIR:AT1G59312.1); Has 239 Blast hits to 214 proteins in 77 species: Archae - 0; Bacteria - 0; Metazoa - 116; Fungi - 16; Plants - 88; Viruses - 0; Other Eukaryotes - 19 (source: NCBI BLink).), with translation MIWSLLKIYVLMLCTISTVYNTFLLIVCVVGCCVQMEEIVFETKDAVDWSYRSEGVVNLVLAYSGSSPTFLGKVMRIKKLRNTRNENRDRSGSCLTTQEKLIWGEIKDLVSCQNKEIVDYLFVKHVMKPLLGHKYVTPGICLPVEKEFLESVKKIVTSQRHSWRANTLSVDTNRSFALLMDDLTIFSHGQVEDHKPCLTVEIKPKCGFLSSSSFIAEENVIKKSISRFEMYQVLKLRENQISQISEYDPLDLFSGSKDRIHKAIKALYSTPQNSLQVFLNGSLVFGGFRGGICKTTSKLELAFEHTLKDFFKTEDDCGLRANAFIELVAETVYASGALDQLLEVQKLDKYNIEGAIHAYYDLVDQPCKACQELESSKLSNQFGSMHSLPQDEKVNILKDFLISSTAIDCSVMISFRPIETGLSRSSSHGNIQLESTKQEFEYKIHFIDLDMRPLKRMEAYHESDKKITKTYQEMLKKKKGDQPRRF, from the exons ATGATTTGGTCATTGCTCAAGATTTACGTTTTGATGCTATGTACAATCAGCACTGTGTACAATACGTTCTTGTTAATAGTTTGTGTTGTTGGGTGTTGTGTTCAGATGGAAGAGattgtttttgaaacaaaagatgCAGTTGATTGGTCATATAGAAGCGAAGGAGTTGTTAATTTGGTTCTCGCTTACTCTGGATCATCTCCCACTTTC TTGGGAAAGGTGATGAGGATAAAAAAATTACGAAACACTAGGAATGAAAATAGAGACCGAAGTGGAAGTTGTCTTACGACCCAGGAAAAGCTTATTTGGGGAGAGATTAAGGATCTTGTATCTTGCCAAAACAAGGAGATTGTGGACTATTTGTTTGTCAAACATGTCATGAAACCTTTGTTGGGTCACAAATATGTTACTCCTGGA ATTTGCCTTCCTGTAGAAAAGGAGTTTCTTGAGTCTGTTAAGAAGATAGTGACGTCTCAGCGTCATTCTTGGCGAGCTAATACACTCAGTGTGGATACTAACCGCAGTTTCGCGCTTCTCATGGATGATTTGACCATTTTCTCCCAtg GTCAAGTTGAGGATCATAAACCATGCTTAACTGTTGAAATAAAG CCCAAATGTGgatttctttcatcttcaaGTTTCATAGCGGAAGAAAATGTTATCAAGAAGAGTATAAGTCGCTTCGAAATGTACCAAGTTCTAAAGCTTAGGGAAAACCAG ATATCACAAATCAGTGAATATGATCCCTTAGACCTTTTCTCTGGATCCAAAGATAGAATACACAAAGCAATAAAAGCGCTCTACTCGACTCCTCAAAACAGTTTACAAGTGTTCTTGAATGGTTCTCTAGTATTTGGAGGCTTCCGTGGTGGTATATGCAAAACAACCTCAAAGCTTGAATTAGCTTTTGAGCATACACTCAAAGATTTCTTCAAAACCGAAGATGACTGCGGCCTACGTGCAAATGCTTTCATAGAGCTTGTTGCAGAAACTGTTTACGCATCTGGAGCTTTAGATCAGCTTCTTGAGGTTCAAAAGCTTGACAAATATAACATCGAGGGAGCGATTCACGCGTACTATGACTTAGTTGACCAGCCATGTAAAGCGTGCCAAGAGTTGGAAAGTAGTAAATTATCGAATCAGTTTGGTTCCATGCATTCATTGCCACAGGATgagaaagtaaatattttgaaggaTTTTCTAATATCTTCCACTGCTATAGATTGTAGTGTAATGATAAGTTTTAGACCAATAGAGACTGGGCTCTCAAGATCCTCTTCCCACGGTAACATTCAACTTGAATCAACAAAGCAAGAATTTGAGTATAAg ATACACTTCATTGATCTTGATATGAGACCTTTAAAGAGAATGGAAGCCTATCACGAATCAGACAAGAAGATCACAAAAACATACCAGGAGAtgctcaagaagaagaaaggagatcAACCTCGGCGCTTCTAG
- a CDS encoding Inositol-pentakisphosphate 2-kinase family protein has translation MEEIVFETKDAVDWSYRSEGVVNLVLAYSGSSPTFLGKVMRIKKLRNTRNENRDRSGSCLTTQEKLIWGEIKDLVSCQNKEIVDYLFVKHVMKPLLGHKYVTPGICLPVEKEFLESVKKIVTSQRHSWRANTLSVDTNRSFALLMDDLTIFSHGQVEDHKPCLTVEIKPKCGFLSSSSFIAEENVIKKSISRFEMYQVLKLRENQISQISEYDPLDLFSGSKDRIHKAIKALYSTPQNSLQVFLNGSLVFGGFRGGICKTTSKLELAFEHTLKDFFKTEDDCGLRANAFIELVAETVYASGALDQLLEVQKLDKYNIEGAIHAYYDLVDQPCKACQELESSKLSNQFGSMHSLPQDEKVNILKDFLISSTAIDCSVMISFRPIETGLSRSSSHGNIQLESTKQEFEYKIHFIDLDMRPLKRMEAYHESDKKITKTYQEMLKKKKGDQPRRF, from the exons ATGGAAGAGattgtttttgaaacaaaagatgCAGTTGATTGGTCATATAGAAGCGAAGGAGTTGTTAATTTGGTTCTCGCTTACTCTGGATCATCTCCCACTTTC TTGGGAAAGGTGATGAGGATAAAAAAATTACGAAACACTAGGAATGAAAATAGAGACCGAAGTGGAAGTTGTCTTACGACCCAGGAAAAGCTTATTTGGGGAGAGATTAAGGATCTTGTATCTTGCCAAAACAAGGAGATTGTGGACTATTTGTTTGTCAAACATGTCATGAAACCTTTGTTGGGTCACAAATATGTTACTCCTGGA ATTTGCCTTCCTGTAGAAAAGGAGTTTCTTGAGTCTGTTAAGAAGATAGTGACGTCTCAGCGTCATTCTTGGCGAGCTAATACACTCAGTGTGGATACTAACCGCAGTTTCGCGCTTCTCATGGATGATTTGACCATTTTCTCCCAtg GTCAAGTTGAGGATCATAAACCATGCTTAACTGTTGAAATAAAG CCCAAATGTGgatttctttcatcttcaaGTTTCATAGCGGAAGAAAATGTTATCAAGAAGAGTATAAGTCGCTTCGAAATGTACCAAGTTCTAAAGCTTAGGGAAAACCAG ATATCACAAATCAGTGAATATGATCCCTTAGACCTTTTCTCTGGATCCAAAGATAGAATACACAAAGCAATAAAAGCGCTCTACTCGACTCCTCAAAACAGTTTACAAGTGTTCTTGAATGGTTCTCTAGTATTTGGAGGCTTCCGTGGTGGTATATGCAAAACAACCTCAAAGCTTGAATTAGCTTTTGAGCATACACTCAAAGATTTCTTCAAAACCGAAGATGACTGCGGCCTACGTGCAAATGCTTTCATAGAGCTTGTTGCAGAAACTGTTTACGCATCTGGAGCTTTAGATCAGCTTCTTGAGGTTCAAAAGCTTGACAAATATAACATCGAGGGAGCGATTCACGCGTACTATGACTTAGTTGACCAGCCATGTAAAGCGTGCCAAGAGTTGGAAAGTAGTAAATTATCGAATCAGTTTGGTTCCATGCATTCATTGCCACAGGATgagaaagtaaatattttgaaggaTTTTCTAATATCTTCCACTGCTATAGATTGTAGTGTAATGATAAGTTTTAGACCAATAGAGACTGGGCTCTCAAGATCCTCTTCCCACGGTAACATTCAACTTGAATCAACAAAGCAAGAATTTGAGTATAAg ATACACTTCATTGATCTTGATATGAGACCTTTAAAGAGAATGGAAGCCTATCACGAATCAGACAAGAAGATCACAAAAACATACCAGGAGAtgctcaagaagaagaaaggagatcAACCTCGGCGCTTCTAG